A single window of Acetohalobium arabaticum DSM 5501 DNA harbors:
- the acpS gene encoding holo-ACP synthase → MVTGIGVDIIEVARIKDGWEKYQDRFLDRLFTSEEVDYCLQRSSPEVHLAARFAAKEAVVKAFGTGLRGMKWTEIEVVNDQSGRPEIKLHNQAELLAKELEIREVLISLSHTKQQAIAYATALA, encoded by the coding sequence ATGGTTACCGGAATAGGTGTCGATATAATTGAAGTGGCTAGAATCAAAGACGGCTGGGAGAAGTATCAGGACCGTTTTTTGGACCGGCTCTTTACCTCTGAGGAAGTTGATTACTGTCTACAGCGGAGCAGTCCGGAGGTCCATTTAGCAGCCCGGTTTGCTGCTAAGGAAGCAGTGGTTAAAGCTTTCGGTACCGGCCTGAGAGGTATGAAGTGGACTGAGATTGAAGTCGTGAATGATCAGTCAGGTAGGCCTGAAATTAAATTACATAATCAGGCAGAGCTGTTGGCTAAAGAGTTAGAGATTAGAGAGGTGTTAATCAGCCTGTCCCATACTAAACAGCAGGCTATTGCTTATGCGACGGCTTTAGCTTGA
- a CDS encoding methyl-accepting chemotaxis protein, with protein MRLNLRKKLLGGFGIVLILMIILGGVLFYSLNLIEDENRVLEQNMEQHSFFQEKELDHVVWVNQLSNTLLTEEKFEGELNPTECSFGNWYYSLLESERYDRLPAEVKEIIQNLEAPHKKLHQSAKEIKSIFAEYGYDSEEGRRLALEVYQTETLKQLDKIEHYFEQYQSYLTKQQNQARSTVERHTLFANRTGIILLIVTVIIGVIVALAINKRITYPIIKAEEFAEKIAAGDLDIDSLEVENDDEIGVLANSLNQMQANLQELVADLIDTIEELTAYSEELTASAQEGNATIETTNELIENISASIQQISAGAEEVASFANEADTKTESGSENIQDALESMADIRNSVEGTVDIIEELDAYSKEIGQIINLITDISEQTNLLALNAAIEAARAGEAGQGFSVVAEEIRQLAEETNEATERIAELINKTQQKADVGLEAVQEVETKVAKGQEIIDKTGDVFGEIKDNSKATALQIEDTADAAQQLAESSDEVNQAAQDIGNMSDEIAASSQELANMSQDLERLVNKFNV; from the coding sequence ATGCGATTGAATCTACGAAAGAAATTATTAGGCGGCTTTGGAATAGTTTTAATCTTAATGATTATTTTAGGAGGAGTTCTGTTTTATAGTTTGAATTTAATTGAAGATGAAAATCGAGTCTTAGAACAGAATATGGAGCAGCATTCATTCTTTCAAGAGAAGGAATTAGATCATGTAGTCTGGGTTAATCAGTTATCGAATACTTTGTTGACCGAAGAGAAGTTTGAAGGTGAATTAAATCCTACCGAGTGTTCTTTTGGAAACTGGTATTATTCGCTGTTGGAATCAGAAAGGTATGACAGGCTTCCGGCTGAAGTTAAAGAAATTATTCAAAACTTAGAAGCTCCTCATAAGAAGCTCCATCAATCAGCCAAAGAAATAAAGAGTATTTTTGCAGAGTACGGCTATGATTCCGAAGAAGGCCGCAGGCTTGCTCTAGAAGTATATCAAACTGAAACTCTAAAGCAGCTTGATAAGATCGAGCATTACTTTGAACAGTATCAAAGCTATTTAACTAAGCAGCAGAATCAGGCCCGTTCTACTGTTGAAAGACATACTCTGTTTGCTAATCGAACCGGGATCATCTTGCTTATTGTAACAGTAATAATTGGAGTAATTGTTGCTTTAGCTATAAATAAGAGGATCACCTATCCGATTATAAAAGCTGAAGAATTTGCAGAAAAGATTGCCGCAGGAGACTTAGATATTGATTCACTAGAAGTAGAGAATGATGATGAGATTGGGGTTTTAGCTAACTCTCTTAATCAGATGCAGGCTAATCTACAGGAGCTCGTTGCTGATTTAATTGATACCATTGAAGAGTTAACCGCCTATAGTGAAGAGTTAACTGCTTCTGCTCAGGAGGGAAATGCTACTATAGAGACTACTAATGAATTAATTGAGAATATATCGGCCAGTATTCAACAGATATCCGCTGGAGCTGAAGAAGTAGCCAGCTTTGCTAATGAAGCAGATACCAAGACTGAGTCTGGTAGTGAAAATATTCAAGATGCTTTAGAGAGTATGGCTGATATAAGAAATTCAGTTGAAGGGACAGTAGATATAATCGAAGAGTTGGATGCTTATTCTAAGGAGATTGGTCAGATTATAAATTTAATTACTGATATCTCGGAACAGACTAATCTATTAGCCTTAAATGCTGCTATTGAAGCAGCAAGGGCTGGCGAAGCCGGGCAGGGATTTTCAGTGGTAGCTGAAGAAATTAGACAGCTGGCAGAGGAGACTAATGAGGCAACAGAGAGGATTGCAGAATTAATTAATAAGACACAGCAGAAGGCTGATGTGGGCTTAGAAGCAGTCCAGGAAGTTGAAACTAAAGTAGCCAAGGGACAGGAGATTATAGATAAGACCGGAGATGTATTTGGAGAAATAAAGGATAACAGCAAAGCAACTGCCCTTCAGATCGAGGATACAGCAGATGCTGCTCAACAATTAGCTGAAAGCAGTGATGAAGTCAATCAAGCCGCACAGGATATTGGGAATATGTCTGATGAGATTGCAGCTTCGTCCCAGGAATTAGCCAATATGTCTCAGGATTTAGAAAGATTAGTGAATAAATTTAATGTATAA
- the ltrA gene encoding group II intron reverse transcriptase/maturase, producing the protein MTRRTYYTLKDKIVTKVNLHLAAQTVIANGGSAGVDGVTIEEFCDNYQQNMRELYRQLQEDRYESSPVLRVMIPKGDGRERPLGIPTVKDRIAQAAVKRKIEPIFEKIFCDCSYGFRPGRSQMDAINKVEEYKEEGYKWVLDADIKGYFDNINQDLLMEFITERINDGWVLRMIKSWLTAGVMTEEGYIPSKQGTPQGGVISPLLANIYLHQLDKIMTKRGYKIVRFADDFVILTKSKKKAIKHQNKRIPNAVLRQKGLKSLLTTLS; encoded by the coding sequence GTGACCAGACGCACCTACTATACACTTAAAGATAAGATTGTAACAAAAGTAAATCTACATTTAGCAGCACAGACCGTAATAGCAAATGGAGGAAGTGCCGGAGTAGATGGAGTAACCATAGAGGAATTCTGTGATAATTATCAACAGAATATGAGAGAATTATATAGACAGTTACAGGAAGATAGATATGAATCATCACCGGTACTTAGAGTAATGATTCCAAAAGGTGATGGCAGAGAACGTCCATTAGGCATCCCCACTGTGAAGGATAGAATAGCACAAGCGGCAGTGAAAAGGAAAATAGAGCCTATATTTGAAAAGATATTCTGTGACTGTTCCTATGGATTTCGTCCAGGAAGGTCCCAGATGGATGCAATAAATAAAGTAGAAGAGTATAAAGAAGAGGGGTATAAATGGGTTCTAGATGCCGATATCAAAGGATACTTTGATAATATAAACCAAGATCTATTAATGGAATTTATTACTGAGAGAATAAATGATGGCTGGGTATTGAGAATGATAAAGTCATGGTTAACTGCAGGAGTCATGACCGAAGAAGGATATATTCCATCAAAGCAGGGAACACCTCAGGGAGGAGTAATTTCTCCTCTTCTAGCCAACATTTATCTCCATCAACTGGATAAGATAATGACAAAACGAGGATATAAAATAGTTAGATTTGCTGATGACTTTGTAATACTTACAAAGTCTAAGAAGAAAGCAATAAAGCACCAAAATAAAAGAATCCCTAATGCCGTATTAAGGCAGAAGGGACTTAAATCACTACTTACCACATTGTCTTAA